A part of Synergistales bacterium genomic DNA contains:
- the asnB gene encoding asparagine synthase B translates to MCGICGIWGDDDGETLLRMMRGMTHRGPDADGSMDFEGGQFGHRRLSIMDVAGGDQPLQTVDGRHTAVVNGEIYNYPEHYGKLSKDRAFRTKNDSEVIPHLYDEKGTAMVHELDGMFAFGLTDGTDLFLARDPLGIKPLYYTSDEKGNLYFASEMKSLPDKGNPFREFPTGSWYHSREGFHRYYTVPQPSYEEMDTDLCVQKVRNALDRAVHKRLMSDVPLGCFLSGGLDSSITSALASQYVQPLHTFATGYEGSKDLAKARMVADHIGSIHHEYIMTDDEILENMAGIIYYLESFEQATVRNAIPNYFTSKLASQYVTVVITGEGADELFGGYTCYKDIDDQRDLQEELRCSLQDFHNLNLQRADRATMAYSIEGRVPFLDEEMVALAQRVPPQLKIKGDPAMEKWVLRAACEDLLPHEIVWRTKEQFDEGSGIVDSVSRVVDKAMTDEEERRHRDRYPEVFLRSKEECYYHKLFTEVFPNHERMTDTVGRWSEDMDSRKRYRRGPAEAGVAA, encoded by the coding sequence ATGTGTGGTATTTGCGGTATCTGGGGCGACGATGATGGTGAAACGCTGCTACGGATGATGCGGGGCATGACGCACCGCGGGCCCGATGCAGACGGCTCTATGGATTTCGAAGGGGGCCAATTCGGGCACAGGCGTCTTTCCATCATGGATGTGGCAGGCGGCGACCAGCCCCTGCAGACAGTGGACGGCCGGCATACGGCGGTGGTGAACGGGGAGATCTACAACTACCCCGAGCACTACGGGAAGCTCTCCAAAGACCGGGCGTTCAGGACGAAAAACGACTCCGAAGTGATCCCGCACCTCTACGACGAGAAGGGTACCGCCATGGTCCACGAGCTGGACGGCATGTTCGCCTTCGGCCTGACCGACGGTACGGACCTCTTTCTCGCCCGCGATCCCCTGGGAATCAAGCCCCTCTACTACACCTCCGACGAAAAGGGCAATCTCTACTTTGCCTCGGAGATGAAAAGCCTCCCCGACAAGGGCAACCCCTTCCGGGAGTTCCCCACAGGCAGCTGGTACCACTCCAGGGAGGGCTTCCACCGGTACTATACCGTTCCCCAGCCGAGCTATGAGGAGATGGACACGGACCTCTGCGTGCAGAAGGTGCGGAACGCCCTGGACAGGGCGGTCCACAAGCGCCTGATGAGCGATGTGCCCCTGGGCTGTTTCCTCTCCGGCGGGCTGGACAGCAGCATCACCTCGGCGCTGGCGTCGCAGTATGTCCAGCCGCTGCACACCTTCGCCACGGGCTACGAAGGCAGCAAGGATCTGGCCAAGGCGCGGATGGTGGCCGACCATATCGGTTCCATCCACCACGAGTACATCATGACCGACGACGAGATCCTGGAAAACATGGCCGGCATCATCTACTACCTGGAATCCTTCGAGCAGGCCACGGTGCGCAACGCCATCCCCAACTACTTCACCTCCAAGCTGGCGTCGCAGTATGTCACTGTGGTCATCACCGGCGAGGGGGCCGACGAGCTCTTCGGCGGCTACACATGCTACAAGGACATCGATGATCAGAGGGATCTGCAGGAGGAGCTGCGCTGCTCGCTGCAGGACTTCCACAACCTCAATCTCCAGCGCGCCGACCGGGCGACCATGGCCTACTCCATTGAAGGCCGTGTGCCCTTCCTCGACGAGGAGATGGTGGCTCTGGCCCAGCGGGTGCCCCCGCAGCTGAAGATCAAGGGCGACCCCGCCATGGAGAAGTGGGTCCTCCGCGCGGCCTGCGAGGACCTGCTGCCCCACGAGATCGTCTGGCGCACCAAGGAGCAGTTCGACGAGGGCAGCGGCATCGTCGACTCCGTCAGCCGGGTGGTGGACAAGGCCATGACCGACGAGGAGGAACGGCGTCACCGTGACCGTTATCCCGAGGTCTTCCTCCGTTCCAAGGAGGAGTGCTACTACCACAAGCTCTTCACCGAGGTTTTCCCCAACCACGAACGGATGACCGACACCGTGGGCCGCTGGTCCGAGGACATGGACTCCCGGAAGCGGTACCGCCGCGGTCCCGCCGAGGCGGGGGTGGCCGCGTAG
- a CDS encoding right-handed parallel beta-helix repeat-containing protein yields MLGICAVALFVLSGAATGEAARWYVAENGRGDGTTWARASADLMGILDKADPGDEIWVAEGEYLPVKTYEPTHEERATAFDLSRGVALYGGFDGGESSLSERDFEFNETTLSGNIGNPAVSADNSYQVVTADDPDASSEDDDQNVVIDGFTIEGGYADRAPVDPSEPVYHIGAGMHTSYMENITIRNCTFRDNHATGYAGGLSGYRCRITVEQSTFEDNSAQLGGGAMVSHCYSADIAGCTFTGNIATESGGGLLDNDSNLVLEDCTFSSNNAEDGDGGGVVSHVLDSYPENNADPVIRRCAFLDNQAEGEGGALCCKDNDPTIINCTFSGNRSTGKGGAFAAQDGNETRFRFCTFAGNAAQGGGDCIALADARVAAVNSILWGDQRDRIIDVGDDARITADSCVLNRSDLDSLGDNNTNGNPKLEEPADNDGPTKTCVIASGSSARNAASSGDVPDTDQRGKPRPSGDGPDIGAFELQESSSPGGGGGGCSVGVASFAAALLLIPGVLALRRR; encoded by the coding sequence ATGCTTGGGATCTGTGCGGTCGCCCTCTTTGTCTTGAGCGGAGCCGCAACCGGCGAAGCCGCCCGATGGTACGTCGCGGAAAACGGGCGGGGCGACGGAACGACCTGGGCCAGGGCCTCCGCCGACCTGATGGGCATCCTCGACAAGGCCGACCCCGGTGACGAGATCTGGGTGGCCGAGGGGGAGTACCTCCCCGTCAAGACCTACGAACCCACCCACGAGGAGCGCGCCACGGCCTTTGATCTCTCCAGGGGCGTTGCGCTCTACGGCGGTTTCGACGGCGGCGAGAGCTCCCTGTCGGAACGGGATTTCGAGTTCAACGAGACAACCCTCAGCGGCAATATCGGCAATCCCGCGGTCTCTGCAGACAACAGCTACCAGGTGGTCACCGCCGACGACCCCGACGCGAGTTCCGAGGACGACGACCAGAACGTGGTCATAGACGGCTTTACCATCGAGGGCGGCTACGCCGACCGGGCGCCCGTGGACCCCAGCGAGCCTGTCTACCACATCGGGGCGGGGATGCACACCAGCTATATGGAAAACATCACGATCCGAAACTGCACCTTCAGGGACAACCACGCCACGGGGTACGCCGGCGGCCTCTCCGGATACCGGTGCCGCATCACGGTGGAGCAGAGCACCTTCGAGGACAACAGCGCCCAGCTCGGCGGCGGCGCGATGGTGAGCCACTGTTACTCGGCGGACATCGCCGGATGCACCTTCACCGGCAACATCGCAACCGAAAGCGGCGGGGGACTGCTCGACAACGACAGCAATCTTGTGCTGGAGGACTGCACCTTCAGCTCCAATAACGCCGAAGATGGCGACGGCGGCGGGGTAGTCTCCCACGTACTGGACAGCTACCCAGAAAACAACGCGGACCCCGTGATCCGGCGCTGCGCCTTTCTGGACAACCAGGCTGAGGGCGAGGGCGGAGCACTCTGCTGCAAGGACAACGATCCCACCATCATCAACTGCACCTTCAGCGGCAACCGCAGCACCGGCAAGGGCGGGGCCTTCGCCGCCCAGGACGGCAACGAGACCCGCTTCCGCTTCTGCACCTTCGCCGGCAACGCGGCCCAGGGAGGCGGTGACTGCATCGCCCTTGCCGACGCCCGGGTCGCCGCCGTCAACAGCATCCTCTGGGGCGACCAGAGGGACCGGATCATCGACGTCGGCGACGATGCAAGGATCACGGCCGACTCCTGTGTCCTCAACCGAAGCGATCTCGACAGCCTCGGCGACAACAACACCAACGGGAATCCCAAGCTGGAGGAGCCCGCCGACAACGACGGCCCCACCAAGACCTGTGTCATCGCGAGCGGGAGCTCTGCCCGCAACGCCGCCTCTTCCGGGGACGTTCCCGACACGGACCAGCGCGGCAAGCCCCGGCCCTCCGGCGACGGACCGGACATCGGCGCCTTCGAGCTCCAGGAAAGCTCCTCGCCGGGCGGCGGTGGCGGAGGGTGCTCGGTGGGCGTGGCTTCCTTCGCGGCGGCCCTCCTGCTCATACCAGGCGTTCTCGCTCTCCGGCGGCGGTAG
- a CDS encoding multidrug efflux SMR transporter, translating into MTYLYLLFAIIAEVFATSMLKLCNGFTRPGITAVSMMGYMTAFYFMSLSFRAIPFGIAYAIWSGVGIVFITFVGAFVFRQLPDLPALVGIGLIAAGIVVIHLFSKTVRL; encoded by the coding sequence GTGACCTATCTCTATCTCCTCTTTGCGATCATCGCCGAGGTCTTCGCCACCAGTATGCTCAAACTCTGCAACGGCTTCACCCGTCCCGGCATCACGGCTGTTTCGATGATGGGATACATGACGGCCTTCTATTTCATGAGTCTCTCCTTCCGGGCCATTCCCTTTGGTATCGCCTACGCCATATGGTCCGGAGTGGGGATTGTCTTCATCACCTTTGTCGGGGCCTTCGTATTCCGCCAGCTTCCCGACCTTCCGGCGCTGGTGGGGATAGGACTCATCGCCGCCGGGATCGTGGTGATCCATCTCTTTTCCAAGACGGTGCGACTGTGA
- a CDS encoding deoxyribodipyrimidine photo-lyase: MLVDARRVRAVDRGTRGSGPVVCWMSRDQRVDDNWALLFAREMALERAVPLVVVFCLFTPFLGAGLRQYGFLLRGLAEVERSLRERGIPFALLRGDPRNRIPAFVEAHRCGAVVTDFSPLRIRTAQVADVAAALEVPLYEVDAHNVVPARYVTDKREYAARTIRPKLWRTAPAFLTDFPELEEMDGPIDRWPPVDWDQVWAGLDVRGDIPEATSIVPGEAAALRCLEGFLAERLARYPEERNDPARDALSGLSPYLHFGQIAPQRAALAVQAADAPQEAKDAFLEESIVRRELAENFCLHAEDYDHMSAFPDWARTTLAEHAEDPRPALYSLEEMERAATHDEAWNAAQKEMVRTGKMHGYMRMYWGKKILEWSPTPEEALRRVILLNDRYELDGRDPNGYTGAAWSIGGVHDRPWKERPIFGKIRYMNDRGLRRKFDVDRYIRKVEALEQP, encoded by the coding sequence ATGTTGGTGGACGCGCGTCGTGTTCGAGCTGTGGATAGAGGGACCCGCGGGAGTGGGCCGGTGGTCTGCTGGATGAGCCGGGACCAGCGGGTGGATGACAACTGGGCGCTGCTTTTCGCCCGGGAGATGGCGCTGGAACGCGCCGTACCGTTGGTTGTGGTCTTCTGCCTTTTCACCCCCTTCCTGGGGGCCGGTCTGCGGCAGTACGGCTTTCTGCTCCGCGGGCTCGCCGAGGTGGAGCGGTCGCTGCGGGAGCGGGGGATTCCCTTTGCCCTCCTCCGGGGTGACCCGAGGAATCGGATCCCCGCATTCGTGGAGGCGCACCGCTGCGGGGCGGTGGTGACGGACTTCTCGCCTCTGCGCATCCGCACCGCCCAGGTTGCCGACGTTGCCGCCGCCCTGGAGGTGCCCCTCTACGAGGTGGACGCCCACAATGTGGTGCCCGCGCGGTATGTAACGGACAAACGGGAGTACGCCGCCCGGACCATCCGTCCCAAGCTCTGGCGGACGGCCCCGGCCTTTCTCACGGACTTCCCGGAGCTGGAGGAGATGGACGGCCCCATCGACAGATGGCCGCCGGTGGACTGGGACCAGGTCTGGGCCGGCCTGGATGTGCGCGGCGATATCCCCGAGGCGACCTCCATCGTTCCGGGGGAGGCGGCGGCGTTGCGATGTCTGGAGGGGTTTCTTGCCGAGCGGTTGGCCCGGTATCCCGAGGAGCGCAACGATCCCGCCCGGGACGCCCTCTCCGGCCTGTCGCCCTATCTGCATTTCGGCCAGATCGCCCCGCAGCGTGCGGCCCTGGCGGTGCAGGCCGCCGACGCGCCGCAGGAGGCGAAGGACGCCTTCCTGGAGGAGAGCATCGTCCGTCGTGAGCTGGCGGAGAATTTCTGTCTCCATGCCGAGGACTACGACCACATGTCGGCCTTCCCCGACTGGGCCCGGACAACCCTGGCCGAGCACGCGGAGGACCCCCGTCCCGCCCTCTACAGTCTGGAGGAGATGGAGCGTGCCGCCACCCACGACGAGGCCTGGAACGCCGCCCAGAAGGAAATGGTGCGCACCGGCAAGATGCACGGCTATATGCGGATGTACTGGGGCAAGAAGATCCTGGAGTGGTCGCCCACGCCGGAGGAGGCACTGCGGCGGGTGATCCTGCTCAACGACCGTTACGAGCTGGACGGACGGGACCCCAACGGCTACACCGGCGCCGCCTGGTCCATCGGAGGGGTCCACGACCGCCCCTGGAAGGAGCGCCCTATCTTCGGCAAGATCCGCTATATGAACGACCGCGGCCTCCGGCGGAAGTTCGATGTCGACCGCTATATCCGGAAGGTGGAGGCGCTGGAGCAGCCGTGA
- a CDS encoding EFR1 family ferrodoxin (N-terminal region resembles flavodoxins. C-terminal ferrodoxin region binds two 4Fe-4S clusters.), giving the protein MRTVAFHVFSGTGNTLAVAEAMADTFRHEGMTVSFHPLVEGQWDHLTGEELLGFAFPVAMQSTYPFVWKALQSLPESNGQEAFMVDTLAGFSGGIVGPLRKLLETRGYTPAGAREIKMPTNYQRKDGISHADREQIDKGKDQAREYAQMIINGSAEWKKGWFLGPLFRFIGRKETSLPYRMMRRRFPISADTDRCIQCGLCARVCPVDNITIRGDGNPQFANRCVLCQRCFALCPTRAIRFGGTEYAPYRSVRRADLLSLGGPGEAPAPEGGDTPE; this is encoded by the coding sequence ATGCGCACCGTCGCCTTTCACGTATTCTCCGGCACCGGCAACACCCTGGCTGTGGCAGAGGCCATGGCCGACACATTCCGACACGAAGGCATGACCGTCTCGTTCCATCCCCTGGTCGAGGGGCAGTGGGACCACCTCACCGGGGAGGAACTGCTGGGGTTCGCCTTCCCCGTCGCGATGCAGTCCACCTATCCCTTTGTCTGGAAGGCCCTGCAGTCATTGCCCGAAAGCAACGGCCAGGAGGCCTTTATGGTAGACACCCTGGCGGGGTTCTCCGGCGGCATCGTCGGTCCGCTCCGGAAGCTCCTGGAGACCAGGGGATACACCCCCGCAGGGGCCCGGGAGATCAAGATGCCCACCAACTACCAGCGCAAGGACGGCATCTCCCATGCAGACCGCGAACAGATCGACAAGGGGAAGGACCAGGCGAGGGAGTACGCCCAGATGATCATCAACGGCAGCGCGGAGTGGAAGAAGGGGTGGTTTCTGGGGCCGCTGTTCCGGTTTATCGGCCGCAAGGAAACCAGCCTGCCCTACCGCATGATGCGCAGGAGGTTCCCCATCAGCGCCGACACCGACCGATGCATCCAGTGCGGCCTCTGCGCCAGAGTCTGTCCGGTAGACAACATCACCATCCGGGGCGACGGGAATCCGCAGTTCGCCAACCGCTGTGTCCTCTGTCAGCGCTGTTTCGCCCTCTGCCCCACCAGGGCCATCCGCTTCGGCGGAACCGAGTACGCCCCGTACCGGTCGGTCCGACGGGCCGACCTGCTCTCCCTGGGCGGCCCCGGGGAGGCACCGGCCCCGGAGGGCGGCGACACGCCGGAGTGA
- a CDS encoding cation diffusion facilitator family transporter, producing MAHHHHHDHGTEQMGDGRLTAALGVNLLLTLVQVVGGILSGSLSLVADALHNLSDAASLGIALVARKIGRRPPDAFKTFGYKRAEVIAALVNLVTLLLIGCYLIYQAIWRFVEPQPVEGWTVVIVAGVALVVDVVTAVITFSMSKGSMNIKATFVHNLSDAFASVAVILAGTLILLYGWYWTDTVLTLAIAGYVLWQGIAMLPETIHLLMEGTPSHLAVEEVIAAMETVAGVENIHHVHIWQLDEHRNALEAHVVVRSRTLEETERVKRELKAAVAERFDVTHSTLEFEHPEEACADPGPGSAGP from the coding sequence ATGGCACACCATCATCATCACGACCACGGAACGGAACAGATGGGCGACGGCAGGCTGACGGCGGCGCTTGGCGTCAACCTGCTGCTCACACTGGTGCAGGTGGTGGGCGGTATCCTCTCGGGGAGTCTGTCGCTCGTCGCCGACGCGCTGCACAACCTCTCCGATGCCGCCTCCCTGGGGATCGCCCTGGTGGCCCGCAAGATCGGCCGCCGGCCGCCGGATGCCTTCAAGACCTTCGGCTACAAGCGGGCGGAGGTCATCGCGGCGCTGGTCAACCTGGTCACCCTGCTGCTGATCGGCTGCTATCTGATCTACCAGGCGATCTGGCGCTTCGTGGAGCCCCAGCCGGTGGAGGGCTGGACGGTGGTCATCGTGGCCGGTGTGGCCCTGGTTGTCGATGTGGTGACCGCCGTGATCACCTTCTCCATGTCCAAAGGAAGCATGAACATCAAGGCCACCTTTGTGCACAACCTCTCCGATGCCTTCGCCTCGGTGGCGGTGATCCTGGCGGGGACGCTGATCCTGCTCTACGGCTGGTACTGGACGGACACGGTGCTGACGCTGGCCATTGCGGGGTATGTGCTCTGGCAAGGTATCGCCATGCTGCCCGAGACGATCCACCTGCTGATGGAGGGCACCCCCTCCCATCTGGCGGTGGAGGAGGTCATCGCGGCCATGGAGACGGTAGCGGGCGTCGAGAATATCCACCATGTGCATATCTGGCAGCTCGACGAGCACCGCAACGCCCTGGAGGCCCACGTGGTGGTCCGTTCCCGCACACTGGAAGAGACGGAGAGGGTCAAACGGGAGCTCAAGGCTGCCGTGGCCGAACGCTTCGACGTCACCCATTCGACACTGGAGTTCGAACATCCCGAGGAGGCCTGCGCCGACCCCGGCCCCGGGAGCGCAGGGCCATAG